One Candidatus Polarisedimenticolia bacterium genomic window carries:
- a CDS encoding alpha/beta fold hydrolase: MSLAALPCQASAAPQPSKTPPASILGPCHRSDLDEKALCGKVEVFEDRKARTGRKISLNIIVVPATGQPHATDPVFWLHGGPGAASTELAGESNDGFLGLLKSRRDLVFVDQRGTGESNPLQCDLGDDPADLAGFFGPLFPPEKVRACRQQLEKVANLKLYTTPIAMDDLDEVRAALGYDKINLVAASYGTIAAFVYMRQHPEHVRAVFLAGVANTNVRQPLPFAAAAQHSMELLFTDCAADPECGRNFPNLRDEFNAVLKRFDAGPVTARLTNPMTQQLVSVSIPRENFVERIRLLLYTTESARYLPWIIHSARQDDFLPFEAISLRYNVGSILARGMYFTVTCSESVPFITDEDIRRETRDTFVGDYRVRAHQEACKEWPKGDIPRSYTQQVDSSLPVLMISGELDGSVTPKLAAEALAHLPKGRRVPIRYYGHQVDDACVWRMISDFIEAASTEKIDASCADKIRRPSFPKELKVQF, translated from the coding sequence TTGAGTCTCGCTGCGCTTCCTTGCCAGGCCTCGGCGGCCCCACAGCCTTCGAAAACTCCTCCGGCCTCCATCCTGGGGCCATGTCATCGTTCCGATCTGGATGAAAAGGCGCTCTGCGGCAAGGTCGAGGTCTTCGAGGACCGGAAGGCACGGACGGGGCGAAAGATTTCCCTCAACATCATCGTGGTGCCGGCAACGGGCCAGCCTCACGCGACCGATCCGGTCTTCTGGCTGCATGGCGGTCCGGGGGCCGCGTCCACCGAGCTCGCCGGCGAGTCGAACGATGGGTTCCTGGGGCTTCTGAAGAGTCGCCGAGATCTCGTCTTCGTCGATCAGCGCGGAACCGGTGAGTCGAATCCCCTTCAATGCGACCTGGGAGACGATCCTGCCGATCTCGCCGGCTTCTTCGGGCCGCTGTTCCCGCCCGAGAAGGTACGTGCCTGCCGCCAGCAGCTGGAAAAGGTCGCGAACCTCAAGCTCTATACAACACCCATCGCCATGGACGACCTCGACGAAGTGCGCGCGGCTCTCGGCTACGACAAGATCAACCTGGTGGCGGCCTCCTATGGAACGATCGCGGCCTTCGTCTACATGCGCCAGCATCCCGAGCACGTGCGCGCCGTGTTTCTCGCCGGGGTAGCCAACACCAACGTCCGGCAGCCGCTGCCCTTCGCCGCGGCCGCGCAGCACTCGATGGAGCTTCTCTTCACCGATTGCGCCGCCGATCCCGAGTGCGGCAGGAATTTCCCCAATCTGCGCGACGAGTTCAACGCCGTGTTGAAGAGATTCGACGCAGGTCCGGTCACCGCCAGGCTCACCAATCCGATGACCCAACAGCTCGTGTCGGTGTCGATACCGCGCGAGAACTTCGTCGAGCGGATCCGGCTGTTGCTCTACACGACCGAGTCAGCACGCTACCTCCCCTGGATCATCCACAGCGCCCGCCAGGATGATTTCCTGCCGTTCGAGGCCATCTCCCTGCGCTACAACGTGGGAAGCATCCTGGCGCGCGGCATGTACTTCACCGTGACCTGCTCGGAGAGCGTCCCCTTCATCACGGATGAGGACATCCGCCGGGAAACCCGCGATACCTTCGTTGGCGATTACCGCGTCCGGGCGCACCAGGAAGCCTGCAAGGAGTGGCCGAAAGGAGACATCCCGCGGAGCTACACCCAGCAGGTGGACTCTTCCCTTCCCGTCCTGATGATTTCCGGAGAGCTGGACGGATCGGTGACTCCGAAGCTCGCGGCCGAGGCGCTGGCGCACCTGCCAAAGGGCCGTCGTGTTCCCATCCGTTACTATGGCCACCAGGTCGACGATGCCTGCGTCTGGCGGATGATCTCGGACTTCATCGAGGCGGCCTCGACCGAGAAAATCGACGCCTCCTGCGCCGACAAGATACGCCGCCCCTCGTTCCCCAAAGAGCTCAAGGTCCAGTTCTAG